Genomic window (Staphylococcus debuckii):
ACAGATACTACTGTTTCCTTATTAAATAACATACCTACTAATACTAATAATAAGAAAGCAATTGTTAAATAACTTGCCGCAACGCCTCCTGGCATTGTAAACGGATGTCCTTCTACTTCTTCAGGATGCAATCTGCGGAAACGAATATGACTGATTAAAATCATAAACCAAGGAATCATACCTGGTAAAATAGATGCACTATACACGTATACGAAAATACTATCTGCACCTTTGATAAACATTGGTAAAATAATATTCAAGATAACACCGACAAAAATACCGATAGCCATTGCTAATACTGTGTAGACAGGCACACCATTTTTCATAACCTTCAAGAAAACTTTCGGTAATTGCTTATGTTGCGCTAGTGTATAAATCATACGGCTGGCACTGAAGATACCTGAGTTACAGCCAGACATTGCTGCTGTTAATACTACGAAGTTGATTAAACCAGCCGCAAATGTAATACCTACTTTTGCAAATGTTTGTGTAAACGGGCTACCGATACTGCCAAGTTGATCCCAAGGATAAACTGTCACGATTACAAAAATTGCACCGATATAGAAAATCAAAATACGCCAGATAACACCGTTAACTGCTTTTTTAATATTCTTTTGAGGATCTTTTGTTTCTCCAGCTGTAATCCCTATCAATTCTACCCCTTGATAAGATCCTACAACAATAGATAAAGCAAAGAAGAAGCCGACCCAGCCATTTGGCATAAATCCACCGTGTGACCATAAGTTAGAAAAACCAATTGCATGGCCACCATTACCTAGGCCGAAGAAAATTAAACCAAATCCGGCAATAATCATTAAAATGATAGTTACAATTTTAATCATTGCAAACCAGAATTCAAATTCTCCGAAAGCTTTAACAGAAGCTAAGTTCGCGCCTGCTAATAAAACGATAACAATCACACCTGGAATCCATTCCGGTAATTCTGGGAACCAATATCGCATGTATTCCCCAACCGCAATGACTTCACTCATACCCACAACTACCCATTGGAAAATGTTGCTCCAAGCCGTTAAATATCCAGCCACCGGATGAATATAATCACTTGCAAAGTTTGCAAATGAACCCGTTGTTGGATGTAAATAAACCATTTCTCCCATTGCTCGCATAACTAAAAATAAAAATATACCTACAATCAGATAAGCAAAGATAACTGACGGCCCTGTCCATTTAATTGTGCTCGTTGCACCCATGAACAAACCTACGCCGATTGTGCCGCCTAAAGCGATCATTTGTATCTGTCTAGAGCTTAATCCCCGTTTTAATTGAGTTTCTTCCATTAGAAAATACCCCTTCTCTTTAACAAAATTTCCAGGCTCAGTCTTATTTCGATATTTCAACCCCGAATTAATTCCAATCGCTATCTTATTATCCGGTTCCCCTTTTTATGTCTGAAGATTGCGAAAAATAAATCAACTAAATATCTTATTTATATCGAAAGTAGCTCCTATGCCTAATGAGACTAATTATACTATAAAATTCTATGATTAAAACATAAAATTTACACTTTTATGTATGCGCTTTCATTATTTTATTTACAATGAAACAGAAATGCAGTCATCATAGTATTTCATGCAAATCGCACTCATCACAATAATGAATCCTTTAAGTTATGAAAATAACCATCCTTGTCGTTACGGAACTTTTATTATTTTCAATCCTTTTTATAAGAGTTTCATATTATTTTGATATTATAGCACGGAATTTGTTTAACATGCAATCTGACTTTTTGAATTTTCAGTATAATAGTTTGTTATCACTTGAAATTGATTCCCTTCTTTTTTATTATACTTCTCAATTTCTTGAGAAAATCTGCTTGATTAATTGGCATCAGCTTTATTTGCTTACTTTAATATTAGTTAATTTAAAATTTTTCACGATTCGGACATAATTAGCAAAATTACTCAAAAGTTATTTGTGAAAGTATTCACAAAAACGAACTTTCCAATTATAATAAATGCATTGCAAAAGTTGAAATTGCTCTTATTACATAAATCGAGAAGTTGTCTTCTCATATACAAGGAGTTTTTAGGATGAATCGTGAAAAGAATATCCGTTGGGATAAGGTATTTTATGGACGTCAGTGGGTTAAGGATGTTGTAGAAACCATCCGAACAAAAGACGTGCTGCAAGCGACATTTATGCGCCGTTATTTATTGCGTGCGATGATGGCTGGTTTTATTATTAGTATCATTTCAGTATTTGTACTTGCAATTAAAGCCAGTTTAATAGGTCAAGCAAGTCCTGGTGTTGTAAATATTATAGGCTCTATTGCCTTCAGCTTTGCATTGGTACTCATTTTGTTTACTAACTCAGAATTATTAACTAGTAACTTTATGTATTTTACAGTAGGAATGTACTATCGTGTTATTAAACCTTGGCGGGTATTCAAAATATTCATGCTCTGCTTCCTAGGTAATATCTTAGGCGCATTAGTCTTCTTCTTAATCTTACGTATGAGTGACAGCATGACACCTGATATGTTGAAACAACTTTCGGAAGTCATTCACCATAAAACTATGACAGCTAATTTCTTAGAATTACTGGCTAAGGGTATTTTCGCCAACTTCTTTATTAATATTTCATTAGTTATTGCCATGCAAATTGACGATATTTTAGCTAAAATGTTTGTCATGATGTTCGGCGTAGCCGTATTCGCATTTATGGGCTATGAACACGTCGTTTATAACGCTTGTCTATTTATTGGCGGTCTTATCTATCAGGTTGATGTTTTACATTTTTGGCCAGCAGTGCTTAATGTTATTGCAGCATTTATCGGCAACTATATCGGTGGCGACCTTATCATTGGTCTGTTCTATGCTTTCTTGAATGATCATCATCAATTTGAAAAAGAATGATTTATACAGGTCCTTTCCATTGATGTGTTATAATTTGACTAATCATGTTGAAAGGAGACGTCAGAATTGACTAAACAAATTGTCTCACGCGCTATTTTATATACGTTTATCTTCGGAGCATTATTCTTCTTCCTGAACCGTATGGGCAGTCATGAAACTGTGATGCATACTTTATTGCTATCTATCGTAGCTGCAGCAGCGTTCGGAATTTGTTATATTGCAATGTTCAGCGCGTTGACTTCTCCAGCTAGAAAAATAAAATTCGGTATTGTCCTCCCTATTACCGTCATCCTCGGTATTGTAATTGGTCAGCTCACAGGACATATGAAAATCGGAGTAGGTGCAGGTGTTATTTGCGGTATAGTCATAGTATTTCTCTGGGACCTATCATCAAAAGACAGAAATGGAGAATCTGAATGAAAATTATACTCATTGTTATTGTTATCATACTTTTAATCGCAAACTTGATACCAAATTATATGATGTATAAACGTTTAAAAGAAAACGGTGAAGCAACTTCACGTCGTGCTTTAATGATTGGTATAGATGCAATATTACTTTTATTAATCGTTGTAGGATTATATTTTGCAACTAAATAATTGAATTTATCTGGGTTGAGACAATTTTGAATGTCTTAACCCTTTTTTCTGCTATAGTTGAATTTTATAAAAAAGCGGACCTAGAACAAAATTTTGTCCCAGTCCCGCTCCCTCCCTTACATCTTTCCTTTTAAAATTAAGATATAACAAAGATAGGCAGTAATAAGATAAATCGTGGATCCTACCATAAATGCTCTGAATCGCACATTCATTGGTACCTTTTTATTAAAGATAGGTCCTAACACTAAATTGCCGATTGCAATAATAATAGGGCCTGCTAAAAAGAATAGAATTAACATTTGTTCACCTGCTATTTAAAAAATTCAGCGTCAATTTGATCCGCAGTCATATTCATTCCTACTAATTGCAAAGCATCAAAATTCATAATGGAAGTCATTGGATTCGTATTGACTATGACGCCTAACCCGGCACGTTCAGCAGCAGTAGCACCATTGACCGAATCCTCAATTGCTAAACAACTGCCTGGATTGAAATTCAGTTCTTGTACTGCTTTCAAATATAAGTCAGGTGCTGGTTTGACTTCTTCTACATCT
Coding sequences:
- a CDS encoding amino acid permease, which encodes MEETQLKRGLSSRQIQMIALGGTIGVGLFMGATSTIKWTGPSVIFAYLIVGIFLFLVMRAMGEMVYLHPTTGSFANFASDYIHPVAGYLTAWSNIFQWVVVGMSEVIAVGEYMRYWFPELPEWIPGVIVIVLLAGANLASVKAFGEFEFWFAMIKIVTIILMIIAGFGLIFFGLGNGGHAIGFSNLWSHGGFMPNGWVGFFFALSIVVGSYQGVELIGITAGETKDPQKNIKKAVNGVIWRILIFYIGAIFVIVTVYPWDQLGSIGSPFTQTFAKVGITFAAGLINFVVLTAAMSGCNSGIFSASRMIYTLAQHKQLPKVFLKVMKNGVPVYTVLAMAIGIFVGVILNIILPMFIKGADSIFVYVYSASILPGMIPWFMILISHIRFRRLHPEEVEGHPFTMPGGVAASYLTIAFLLLVLVGMLFNKETVVSVVIGLIFLAFMTAYYFVRGYDRLPKEDQYLE
- a CDS encoding formate/nitrite transporter family protein, whose amino-acid sequence is MNREKNIRWDKVFYGRQWVKDVVETIRTKDVLQATFMRRYLLRAMMAGFIISIISVFVLAIKASLIGQASPGVVNIIGSIAFSFALVLILFTNSELLTSNFMYFTVGMYYRVIKPWRVFKIFMLCFLGNILGALVFFLILRMSDSMTPDMLKQLSEVIHHKTMTANFLELLAKGIFANFFINISLVIAMQIDDILAKMFVMMFGVAVFAFMGYEHVVYNACLFIGGLIYQVDVLHFWPAVLNVIAAFIGNYIGGDLIIGLFYAFLNDHHQFEKE